Proteins co-encoded in one uncultured Bacteroides sp. genomic window:
- a CDS encoding NAD(P)H-dependent oxidoreductase subunit E — MLTEDQTCNVHMLTEEEKYNLLKNVIDDYDRKESNLIQILHMAQAIFGFLPAEVQSFIADEMELSVSKVNSVLTFYSFFSTKPKGEYTISVCLGTACYVRGGKDVLNRLKDELGIDVGETTDDRKYSLTVMRCIGSCGLAPAMTINGKVYKQVNPNRIKRILGMLK, encoded by the coding sequence ATGTTAACCGAAGACCAAACATGCAATGTTCACATGCTGACGGAAGAAGAAAAATATAATCTTCTTAAAAATGTGATTGACGATTACGATCGGAAAGAGAGTAATCTGATTCAGATCTTGCATATGGCGCAGGCCATTTTTGGTTTCCTTCCTGCTGAAGTGCAGAGCTTTATAGCTGACGAAATGGAACTGTCTGTTTCGAAGGTAAACAGCGTTTTAACGTTTTACTCTTTTTTTTCAACTAAGCCAAAAGGGGAATATACTATTTCTGTATGTTTGGGAACGGCTTGCTATGTTCGTGGAGGAAAGGATGTGCTAAATAGATTGAAAGACGAATTGGGTATAGATGTGGGCGAAACTACCGACGACAGGAAGTATTCGCTTACTGTAATGCGCTGTATTGGTTCCTGCGGTCTTGCGCCGGCAATGACCATCAATGGCAAGGTTTATAAACAAGTGAATCCAAACAGAATTAAGCGAATTCTGGGGATGTTGAAATAG
- a CDS encoding NADH-ubiquinone oxidoreductase-F iron-sulfur binding region domain-containing protein — translation MKINTLTDLEAIRNDFLNKEKTFQFTAHICYGAGCISSDCKKFKEAFEQALEHEHLQSKVRINLTGCMGACTLGPTLIINPGNTLYCNLNPACASQIVNEHIKEGRIAEKYCYKNRETGEIIPNLNNIPFFKHQKKIVLQKCGIIDYASVDEYIAHDGYFALAKALTMTSTEIIDEIKKSGLRGRGGAGFPTGVKWEMANKEKSDQKYLICNADEGDPGAFMDRSLIEGDAHSVIEGMLIAGYAIDASKGVVYIRAEYPIAIERLTIAIKSARELGLLGVNILGSSFSFDIEIRIGAGAFVCGEETALMESVEGRRGEPRQKPPFPVQSGLFGKPTVINNVETLGNIAQIILKGAGWFSSIGTEKSKGTKVFALAGAIVHKGLVEVPMGTTLGEILFDVGGGIPRGKLFKMAQTGGPSGGCLTAEHLNTPIDYESLTRLGAIMGSGGLICTDEDTCMVDMARFFMDFVQDESCGKCVPCRIGTKRMLEILERITCGEGKEGDVELLIELGNAIKDSAICGLGQTAPNPVLSTIKYFRQEYDEHISHQYCRAGVCGNLFLAPCQNACPAKVNVPGYLALIAAGRVRDAYNLIRQENPFPSVCGRVCTHPCESKCRRAQIDEPIAIADLKRYAADYVLNSGEPLVNLNFPKNGKSVGIIGAGPSGLTCGYFLARLGYTVDIYEEKSVAGGILAYGIPEYRLPKEELRKEIDSIIQSGINVIYNTKVGKDIMFNELKSKYDAVYIATGTQLSRKIGIEGEDKSGVYHGLDFLTDINLNKKVKVKGLVAVIGGGNTAIDAARSALRLGAKEVHILYRRKMEEMPADKREIADAIEEGVIVHELVAPVRFLGEGKVTGIECVKMMPGKFGKDGRRIPIEVLNSKFMMDIDMAIPAVSQYSDLPFIPKGEVGITDWGAFIVDQETQMTTQPGIFAGGDIARGSDVVITAIADGKNAARSIDKYLGGTGTLNIGEPIKIPTRGVDEGITVEHERFQMPSLDPKEREGCFDEVRLGYHKLNATAESMRCLRCSRRLTPEK, via the coding sequence ATGAAAATCAATACACTCACTGACTTGGAAGCGATAAGAAATGATTTTCTGAATAAAGAAAAGACATTTCAGTTCACTGCTCATATTTGTTATGGGGCGGGGTGTATTTCCTCTGATTGCAAGAAATTTAAGGAAGCTTTTGAACAGGCATTGGAACATGAACATCTTCAGTCGAAAGTAAGGATAAACCTGACAGGGTGTATGGGCGCTTGTACACTGGGACCAACCTTAATCATAAATCCGGGCAATACATTATATTGCAACCTTAATCCGGCATGCGCTTCACAGATTGTAAACGAGCATATCAAAGAAGGGAGAATAGCTGAGAAATATTGTTATAAAAATCGCGAAACAGGCGAGATTATACCTAACTTAAATAATATCCCGTTTTTTAAACATCAGAAAAAGATAGTACTTCAAAAATGCGGAATCATTGACTATGCTTCTGTGGATGAGTATATCGCTCATGATGGATATTTTGCATTGGCCAAAGCCCTTACGATGACTTCAACTGAAATAATTGACGAAATCAAAAAATCTGGGTTGCGTGGCCGTGGCGGCGCTGGATTCCCGACTGGCGTAAAATGGGAAATGGCCAACAAAGAAAAAAGTGATCAGAAATATCTTATCTGTAATGCCGATGAAGGAGATCCGGGGGCATTCATGGATCGCAGCTTGATTGAAGGAGATGCCCATTCGGTAATCGAAGGTATGTTGATTGCCGGATATGCCATTGACGCTTCCAAAGGAGTAGTTTATATCCGGGCTGAATATCCGATTGCGATTGAAAGACTTACAATAGCTATTAAGTCAGCCCGTGAACTTGGGCTCCTTGGGGTTAATATTCTTGGAAGTAGTTTTAGTTTTGATATTGAGATAAGAATTGGAGCCGGAGCCTTTGTTTGTGGAGAAGAAACTGCATTGATGGAATCAGTGGAAGGAAGGAGGGGAGAACCCCGGCAAAAGCCACCATTCCCTGTACAAAGCGGTTTGTTTGGGAAGCCTACGGTAATCAATAATGTAGAAACACTGGGTAATATAGCCCAAATCATATTAAAAGGGGCAGGATGGTTTTCGTCCATTGGAACTGAGAAAAGTAAAGGAACAAAGGTATTTGCGCTTGCCGGAGCTATTGTTCACAAGGGATTGGTCGAAGTTCCTATGGGCACAACCCTTGGTGAGATACTTTTTGATGTGGGTGGAGGAATTCCAAGAGGAAAATTATTCAAAATGGCCCAGACCGGAGGTCCGTCGGGTGGTTGCCTAACGGCCGAACATCTAAATACTCCGATTGATTACGAATCTCTGACCCGGCTTGGTGCCATTATGGGGTCAGGTGGTTTGATTTGTACCGATGAGGATACGTGCATGGTTGATATGGCGCGGTTCTTTATGGACTTTGTCCAGGATGAATCGTGCGGGAAATGTGTTCCATGTCGTATCGGTACAAAACGGATGCTGGAAATTCTGGAACGGATTACCTGTGGAGAAGGAAAAGAAGGCGATGTGGAACTGCTCATTGAATTGGGGAATGCAATTAAGGATTCTGCAATTTGTGGTTTAGGTCAGACGGCTCCTAATCCGGTACTTAGTACCATTAAGTATTTCAGGCAAGAATATGACGAGCATATCAGCCATCAGTATTGCCGTGCGGGTGTTTGCGGAAATCTATTCCTTGCTCCTTGCCAGAATGCTTGCCCTGCAAAAGTTAATGTACCTGGTTATCTTGCCTTGATTGCTGCAGGCAGGGTGCGTGATGCCTATAACCTGATTCGTCAGGAAAACCCGTTTCCATCTGTTTGCGGTAGGGTTTGTACTCATCCCTGCGAGAGCAAATGCCGCCGTGCTCAGATTGACGAACCAATAGCCATAGCCGATTTAAAACGTTATGCAGCCGATTATGTGCTTAATTCGGGTGAACCGTTGGTAAACCTTAATTTTCCCAAAAACGGAAAATCGGTGGGTATCATTGGCGCCGGCCCGTCCGGTCTTACCTGTGGATATTTCCTGGCAAGACTTGGTTATACGGTTGATATCTATGAAGAGAAAAGTGTTGCAGGAGGAATACTGGCTTATGGAATTCCGGAGTACAGATTGCCAAAAGAGGAATTAAGAAAGGAAATTGATTCAATTATTCAGTCGGGAATAAATGTCATTTATAACACGAAGGTTGGAAAAGACATCATGTTCAATGAACTGAAATCAAAATATGATGCGGTATATATTGCAACTGGCACGCAGCTTTCCCGAAAGATAGGCATTGAAGGAGAGGATAAAAGTGGGGTATACCACGGGCTTGATTTCCTGACAGACATTAATCTGAATAAAAAGGTCAAGGTTAAAGGTCTCGTAGCCGTCATTGGTGGTGGAAATACAGCCATTGATGCCGCAAGGTCAGCACTTCGTCTTGGCGCAAAAGAGGTGCATATTCTTTATAGAAGGAAAATGGAAGAGATGCCTGCCGATAAAAGAGAAATTGCAGACGCGATAGAAGAAGGAGTAATTGTGCATGAGTTGGTCGCTCCGGTTCGTTTTCTCGGAGAGGGCAAAGTTACAGGAATCGAATGTGTAAAAATGATGCCAGGAAAGTTTGGAAAAGACGGACGGCGAATACCGATAGAGGTGCTCAACTCTAAGTTTATGATGGATATAGATATGGCTATTCCGGCAGTGAGCCAGTATTCCGACTTGCCCTTTATTCCAAAAGGAGAAGTAGGAATTACCGATTGGGGAGCATTTATCGTTGATCAGGAAACACAGATGACCACGCAACCCGGAATTTTTGCCGGAGGAGATATTGCCCGTGGTTCTGATGTGGTGATTACTGCCATTGCTGATGGTAAGAATGCTGCACGATCCATTGATAAATATTTAGGTGGAACAGGAACATTAAATATTGGTGAGCCTATCAAAATTCCGACAAGAGGGGTTGATGAAGGAATCACGGTTGAGCATGAGCGCTTTCAGATGCCATCTCTTGATCCGAAAGAGCGGGAAGGATGTTTCGATGAAGTGCGACTGGGCTATCATAAACTGAATGCAACTGCCGAATCAATGAGATGCTTACGCTGTTCAAGACGTTTAACACCTGAAAAGTAA
- a CDS encoding argininosuccinate synthase domain-containing protein, with the protein MKEKVVLAFSGGLDTSFCAKYLSEEKGYEVYTAVANTGGFSPEELKVIEEKAYKLGAVKHVTLDVTQEYYEKSIKYMVFGNVLRNGTYPISVSSERIFQAIAIINYAKEIKADAVAHGSTGAGNDQIRFDLTFDVLAPEIKIITPTRDMSLTREYEIEYLRKHGIEADFKKLEYSINKGLWGTSIGGKETLHSEQTLPEEAYPSQVTAQGTETLKLEFVQGQLHAVNGEVFENKVEAINKVEAIGSKYAIGRDMHIGDTIIGIKGRVAFEAAAPMLIINAHKMLEKHTLSKWQQYWKDQIGNWYGMFLHEAQYLEPVMRDCEAMLQSTQRNVTGTVSVILRPYSYTLVGVESSFDLVKTDFGDYGEVGKGWTAEDAKGFTKILSNPLRVYYANQKKNGK; encoded by the coding sequence ATGAAAGAGAAAGTAGTTTTAGCGTTTAGTGGTGGTTTGGATACCTCATTCTGCGCAAAGTATTTGTCAGAAGAAAAAGGATATGAAGTTTATACAGCTGTAGCCAACACTGGCGGATTCAGCCCTGAAGAACTGAAAGTAATCGAAGAAAAGGCATATAAACTAGGTGCGGTTAAACACGTTACTCTTGATGTAACTCAGGAATATTACGAAAAGAGCATCAAATACATGGTGTTTGGTAATGTATTACGTAATGGAACTTATCCTATTTCTGTAAGCTCTGAACGTATTTTCCAGGCTATTGCCATTATCAATTATGCAAAGGAAATTAAAGCTGATGCTGTTGCTCATGGAAGTACAGGTGCAGGTAACGACCAGATTCGTTTCGACCTTACATTTGATGTCCTTGCTCCGGAAATCAAAATTATAACTCCTACACGCGATATGTCTCTAACTCGTGAGTATGAGATTGAATATCTTAGAAAACATGGTATTGAAGCCGACTTTAAGAAACTTGAATATTCTATCAATAAAGGCCTTTGGGGAACTTCAATCGGTGGAAAAGAGACTCTCCACTCTGAACAAACTCTTCCTGAAGAAGCTTATCCTTCACAGGTTACTGCTCAAGGAACAGAGACTTTAAAACTTGAATTCGTACAAGGCCAGTTGCACGCTGTTAACGGTGAAGTGTTTGAAAACAAAGTGGAAGCAATCAATAAGGTTGAAGCAATTGGCTCTAAATATGCTATCGGCCGTGATATGCACATTGGTGATACTATTATTGGTATCAAAGGTCGTGTAGCTTTTGAAGCTGCAGCACCTATGCTTATCATCAACGCTCATAAGATGCTGGAAAAACATACATTGAGCAAATGGCAACAATACTGGAAAGACCAAATTGGTAACTGGTACGGAATGTTCCTTCACGAAGCTCAGTACCTGGAACCGGTAATGCGCGATTGCGAAGCTATGCTTCAAAGTACTCAACGTAATGTTACCGGTACAGTTAGCGTTATTCTTCGTCCATATAGCTATACTTTGGTTGGCGTTGAATCATCTTTTGATCTGGTAAAAACTGACTTTGGTGACTATGGTGAAGTTGGTAAGGGATGGACTGCCGAGGATGCAAAAGGATTTACTAAGATTCTTTCTAATCCATTGAGAGTTTATTATGCAAATCAAAAGAAAAACGGAAAATAA
- the hydE gene encoding [FeFe] hydrogenase H-cluster radical SAM maturase HydE, with translation MITVNEILNQQELSKQDIIRLLSITDKGDQELLIKKAYSIKESTIGKRVFLRGLIEFSNYCRKNCYYCGIRRENSKASRYSMTDEEILEVVDFAQRKQLTGIVLQSGELSSVDFIKRITALITKIKKATNPEFRITLSLGEQSLETYQRWFDAGAQRYLLRIETSSEDLYKKIHPVDDLHSFKVRLKCIENIQKAGYMTGTGVMIGLPFQTIENLTDDLLFIKERDIDMVGMGPYLEHADTPLYNHKDLLMPAMERFNLSIRMIAVLRIMMPDINIASTTALQSIVPLGREAGLKAGANVMMPNLTPLKYRSSYLLYDNKACINEDTDDCLNFLEKRIRMIGEEIAYNDYGDSIHFIKRK, from the coding sequence ATGATAACGGTGAACGAAATATTAAATCAGCAGGAACTCTCAAAGCAGGATATTATTCGTTTACTTTCTATTACAGATAAAGGCGATCAGGAGCTGTTAATAAAGAAAGCCTATTCAATAAAAGAAAGTACGATTGGCAAGAGGGTATTTCTGAGGGGGTTAATTGAGTTTTCCAACTATTGTAGAAAAAACTGTTATTATTGTGGCATAAGAAGGGAGAATTCTAAAGCATCAAGATATTCAATGACTGATGAAGAAATTCTTGAGGTTGTTGATTTTGCACAGAGAAAGCAGCTTACAGGAATCGTTCTCCAGTCAGGAGAATTAAGCAGCGTGGATTTTATAAAAAGAATAACAGCACTAATAACTAAAATTAAAAAAGCTACTAACCCTGAATTTCGTATTACGCTCTCTCTTGGTGAGCAATCATTAGAAACATATCAAAGATGGTTTGATGCGGGTGCCCAAAGGTATTTGCTGAGGATTGAAACCAGTAGCGAAGATCTTTATAAAAAAATACATCCAGTTGATGATTTACATAGTTTTAAGGTACGTCTGAAATGTATCGAAAATATTCAGAAAGCTGGCTATATGACAGGTACCGGAGTGATGATTGGTCTGCCTTTTCAAACAATTGAGAACCTTACAGACGATTTATTGTTTATAAAAGAAAGGGATATTGATATGGTGGGTATGGGGCCGTATCTTGAACATGCTGATACGCCATTGTACAATCATAAAGATTTACTGATGCCTGCAATGGAACGGTTTAATTTATCCATTCGCATGATTGCTGTTTTAAGAATCATGATGCCGGATATAAACATTGCATCGACAACAGCTCTTCAGTCAATTGTTCCTTTGGGGAGGGAGGCTGGACTGAAAGCCGGTGCAAATGTTATGATGCCTAACCTCACACCGCTAAAATACAGAAGCAGCTATCTTCTTTATGATAACAAAGCATGTATTAATGAAGATACTGATGATTGTCTGAACTTTCTCGAAAAGAGAATTAGAATGATTGGCGAAGAAATTGCGTACAATGATTATGGCGATTCAATACATTTTATTAAAAGGAAATAA
- a CDS encoding GNAT family N-acetyltransferase — protein sequence MESNIEILVANESHIPYVDIILTTIEVAAKIRGTGIAKRSPEYIKQKMVEGKAIIALCEGEFAGFCYIETWSNKKFVANSGLIVVDKFRGHGLAKKIKRRAFELSRERFPEAKIFGLTTGLAVMKINSELGYVPVTFSELTTDEAFWKGCQSCVNYDILQRTGGTKCLCTGMLYDPSKHPADPFNKNEDKESSENK from the coding sequence ATGGAAAGTAATATTGAAATTCTTGTTGCCAACGAGAGTCATATTCCATACGTTGACATTATTTTAACTACAATAGAGGTCGCGGCAAAGATTCGTGGAACGGGTATTGCAAAGCGTTCTCCTGAATACATAAAACAAAAAATGGTTGAGGGCAAAGCAATTATTGCGCTTTGTGAAGGTGAGTTTGCTGGATTTTGCTATATAGAGACCTGGAGTAACAAGAAATTTGTTGCCAATTCAGGACTTATTGTTGTTGATAAATTCCGTGGTCACGGTTTGGCAAAGAAGATTAAACGCCGTGCTTTTGAACTTTCACGTGAACGTTTTCCAGAAGCAAAGATATTTGGTTTAACTACCGGACTTGCAGTGATGAAGATTAATTCAGAATTAGGATATGTACCTGTTACATTCTCTGAGCTTACTACTGATGAGGCTTTCTGGAAAGGATGTCAAAGTTGTGTTAACTACGATATTCTTCAGAGAACCGGAGGTACAAAATGTCTTTGTACAGGTATGCTATATGATCCTAGCAAGCATCCGGCAGATCCTTTTAATAAGAATGAGGACAAAGAAAGTTCAGAAAATAAATAA
- the hydF gene encoding [FeFe] hydrogenase H-cluster maturation GTPase HydF: MGRDLKPHIGIFGRRNVGKSSFINALTGMEVAIVSEVAGTTTDPVKKSMEILGVGPSIIIDTAGIDDSGELGEKRIAKTLDVIKQIDCAVLLISDNTFDEFDEMLIRKFSRYNIPCLIVHNKTDVEPLVNSTIKEIQQYTNTPIVEFSAKTNSNMDCVIETLKSIIPETAYQNPSLLKGIISRGDIVLLITSTDSEAPEGRLILPEVMAIRDVLDNGAINIVVEKTELELFLQNTSLKPKLVITDSQAFKLVNKIIPSDIPLTGFSVAFAHMRGPFNEYVKGAKKISNLKDGDRVLILESCTHQVSCDDIGRFKIPRWLKEFTHKQLEFDVVTGLDEIKNPVTDYALIIQCGSCMITRKQVFSRLSDAIEAGVPVTNYGLTIAWINGIFDRAIAPFMS, from the coding sequence ATGGGCAGGGATTTAAAACCACACATCGGAATTTTTGGGCGGAGAAATGTCGGCAAGAGCTCATTCATTAATGCCCTTACAGGAATGGAAGTTGCCATTGTGTCTGAAGTTGCAGGCACAACAACCGACCCTGTAAAAAAGTCAATGGAAATATTAGGCGTCGGGCCTTCCATCATTATTGATACTGCAGGTATTGATGACAGTGGAGAGCTTGGTGAAAAAAGAATTGCAAAAACATTGGATGTTATCAAGCAGATAGACTGTGCAGTGTTACTTATATCCGATAATACGTTTGATGAGTTTGACGAAATGCTGATCCGGAAATTTAGCAGATATAATATTCCCTGTCTGATTGTGCATAACAAAACCGATGTTGAACCTTTGGTAAATAGTACAATCAAAGAAATTCAGCAGTATACAAATACTCCGATTGTAGAGTTTAGCGCAAAGACAAATTCCAATATGGACTGTGTTATTGAAACGCTCAAAAGCATCATCCCCGAAACGGCTTATCAGAATCCATCTTTATTGAAAGGAATTATCAGCCGTGGTGACATTGTTCTGCTTATTACTTCTACAGATTCGGAAGCCCCTGAAGGACGACTGATTCTACCTGAGGTAATGGCTATTCGTGATGTGCTCGATAATGGGGCCATTAATATTGTGGTAGAAAAAACAGAACTGGAATTATTTCTACAAAACACCTCTCTCAAGCCTAAATTGGTTATTACTGACAGTCAGGCTTTCAAGTTGGTAAACAAGATTATCCCTTCCGATATTCCGTTAACCGGATTTAGCGTTGCTTTTGCCCACATGCGCGGGCCTTTCAATGAATATGTGAAAGGGGCGAAAAAGATTTCAAATCTAAAAGATGGCGATAGGGTATTGATTCTGGAATCGTGCACTCATCAGGTGAGCTGCGACGATATCGGGCGATTTAAGATTCCCCGTTGGCTGAAAGAGTTTACTCATAAGCAACTGGAATTTGATGTAGTTACTGGTCTGGATGAAATTAAAAATCCGGTAACGGATTATGCATTAATCATTCAATGCGGTAGTTGCATGATAACCCGGAAACAGGTTTTCAGTCGCCTGTCTGATGCCATTGAAGCAGGTGTCCCGGTTACTAACTATGGATTAACCATTGCCTGGATAAATGGAATTTTTGACAGGGCTATTGCTCCTTTTATGAGTTGA
- the argR gene encoding arginine repressor — MTNKSKRLDSIKMIISSKEIGSQEELLRELAKEGYELTQATLSRDLKQMKVAKAATTNGSYVYVLPNDTMYKRTIDIPSVGEMLLQNGFKSIDFSGNMAVIKTRPGYASSLAYDIDNREYKDIIGTIAGDDTILLVFRDGYSRNEIKQSLSHIIPNI, encoded by the coding sequence ATGACGAACAAAAGTAAACGATTAGATTCAATTAAGATGATCATCTCCAGCAAGGAGATTGGTAGTCAGGAAGAGCTGCTTAGAGAGTTGGCTAAGGAAGGCTATGAGCTTACGCAAGCCACATTGTCCAGAGACTTGAAGCAGATGAAAGTTGCTAAAGCAGCAACAACAAATGGTAGCTATGTATATGTCTTACCAAACGACACCATGTATAAAAGAACTATTGATATACCTTCTGTTGGCGAGATGTTGTTGCAAAACGGTTTTAAATCGATTGACTTTTCAGGAAATATGGCTGTTATTAAGACTCGTCCCGGATATGCCAGCAGTCTTGCCTATGATATTGACAATCGCGAATATAAGGATATCATTGGTACTATTGCTGGAGATGACACTATTTTGTTGGTTTTCAGAGATGGTTATTCCAGAAATGAAATTAAGCAATCATTGTCTCACATTATTCCGAATATTTAA
- a CDS encoding NADH-dependent [FeFe] hydrogenase, group A6 — translation MVNLVINNKAIQVKEGTTIFEAAKQNNIIIPHLCYLENVHKIGSCRICVVEVDGAKNLMASCITEAKEGMVIYTNSERVRNVRKVIYELMLSDHPRNCLTCLRNQNCELQALGNLIQIDEYKYEGAKSKDFIDNSSPSIVRDSSKCILCRRCVTVCNQIQGVSLMNPHHRGFSTFIGPSEDELLGESICTNCGQCVLVCPVGALKEKDSTEQVWEALYDKSKTVIVQTAPAVRATLGELFGYEPGTLVTGKMASALHEIGFKYVFDTNFGADLTIMEEGSEFLERLKNIFTSREKTAVLPMITSCSPGWIKYVEHQYPDQLAHLSSCKSPHMMLGALTKSYFAEKVGIDPKSIFMVSVMPCTAKKFEIIRPEMYNNGLANVDAVITTRELGRMIKDAGIDFRNLPDGKFDSPLGLSSGAADIFGTTGGVMEAALRTVYELVTGRELPTEKLHLKPLIGLKRIKTAELKIEKTLPEFRFLEEVTLKVAVTSGLIGAAELMEDIKKGISSYHFIEVMGCPGGCISGGGQPRPVNDAIRMRRLEAIYREDEGKVLRKSHENEDIKTLYRDFLGAPLGHKSHELLHTVYTPRNKK, via the coding sequence ATGGTAAATCTGGTAATAAATAATAAAGCAATTCAGGTAAAAGAGGGAACTACCATTTTTGAAGCTGCAAAGCAGAACAATATTATAATCCCTCACTTATGTTATCTGGAGAACGTTCACAAGATTGGTTCTTGCCGAATTTGTGTGGTTGAGGTTGATGGTGCAAAAAATCTGATGGCATCCTGCATAACTGAAGCGAAAGAGGGCATGGTTATCTATACCAATTCAGAGCGGGTTCGCAATGTGCGGAAAGTAATTTATGAACTGATGCTTTCCGACCATCCCAGAAATTGCCTTACTTGCCTGCGAAACCAGAATTGTGAGTTACAGGCACTCGGCAATCTGATTCAAATTGATGAATATAAGTATGAAGGTGCAAAATCGAAAGACTTTATTGATAATTCAAGTCCATCGATTGTTCGTGATAGTTCGAAATGTATTCTTTGTCGCCGGTGTGTAACGGTATGTAATCAGATTCAGGGAGTTAGTCTCATGAATCCCCACCATCGTGGCTTTTCTACATTCATCGGACCATCGGAAGATGAACTTTTAGGAGAATCAATCTGTACCAATTGCGGTCAGTGTGTTTTGGTATGTCCGGTTGGGGCTTTGAAAGAGAAAGACTCTACAGAACAGGTATGGGAAGCATTGTACGATAAATCAAAAACTGTGATTGTTCAGACAGCTCCGGCTGTACGCGCAACACTTGGAGAATTGTTTGGTTATGAACCGGGTACATTGGTGACTGGTAAAATGGCTTCAGCTTTGCATGAAATTGGTTTCAAGTATGTTTTTGATACCAATTTTGGAGCGGATCTCACCATCATGGAGGAAGGTTCTGAATTTCTTGAAAGGTTAAAGAATATATTTACTTCGAGGGAGAAAACGGCTGTCCTTCCAATGATCACAAGTTGTAGCCCCGGTTGGATAAAATACGTTGAACACCAATATCCTGATCAATTGGCCCATTTGTCGAGTTGCAAATCCCCTCACATGATGTTGGGTGCATTGACCAAATCTTACTTTGCCGAGAAGGTTGGCATTGATCCGAAATCTATTTTTATGGTTTCGGTAATGCCTTGCACAGCCAAGAAATTCGAGATTATCCGTCCTGAAATGTATAATAATGGATTGGCCAACGTGGATGCTGTAATAACTACTCGTGAACTAGGAAGAATGATCAAAGATGCCGGAATTGACTTTCGGAATTTACCGGATGGAAAGTTTGACAGTCCTTTGGGACTTTCTTCTGGTGCTGCCGATATTTTTGGAACAACCGGTGGTGTGATGGAAGCAGCACTTCGTACAGTGTATGAACTGGTTACAGGACGTGAACTTCCAACGGAGAAGCTCCATTTAAAACCTCTTATTGGTCTTAAGCGGATTAAAACAGCGGAGCTGAAGATTGAAAAAACTTTGCCCGAATTCAGATTTCTCGAGGAAGTAACCCTGAAAGTGGCTGTTACTAGTGGATTAATAGGGGCTGCTGAGTTGATGGAGGATATAAAAAAGGGAATAAGTTCCTATCATTTTATTGAAGTAATGGGTTGTCCCGGAGGTTGTATCAGTGGTGGCGGACAACCACGGCCTGTCAATGATGCAATCAGGATGCGGAGGCTTGAGGCAATTTACAGAGAGGATGAAGGAAAAGTATTACGTAAATCGCATGAAAATGAAGATATTAAAACGTTATACCGTGATTTTCTTGGTGCTCCGCTCGGACATAAATCTCACGAATTACTTCACACAGTTTATACTCCACGGAATAAGAAGTGA